Proteins encoded together in one Mycobacterium noviomagense window:
- the uvrB gene encoding excinuclease ABC subunit UvrB translates to MAFATEHPVVAHSEYRPAGEAVEGLVRAGGRFEVVSPYAPAGDQPAAIDELERRIKAGEKDVVLLGATGTGKSATTAWLIERLQRPTLVMEPNKTLAAQMANELREMLPHNAVEYFVSYYDYYQPEAYIAQTDTYIEKDSSINDDVERLRHSATSALLSRRDVVVVASVSCIYGLGTPQSYLDRSVELKVGEEVPRDALLRLLVDVQYTRNDLSFTRGSFRVRGDTVEIIPSYEELAVRIEYFGDEIEALYYLHPLTGEVIRKVDSLRIFPATHYVAGPERMAHAIATIEEELAERLAELESQGKLLEAQRLRMRTTYDIEMMRQVGFCSGIENYSRHIDGRGPGSPPATLLDYFPEDFLLVIDESHVTVPQIGGMYEGDMSRKRNLVEYGFRLPSACDNRPLTWEEFASRIGQTVYLSATPGPYELSQTGGEFVEQVIRPTGLVDPKVVVKPTKGQIDDLIGEIRKRADADERVLVTTLTKKMAEDLTDYLLEMGIRVRYLHSEVDTLRRVELLRQLRLGEFDVLVGINLLREGLDLPEVSLVSILDADKEGFLRSTRSLIQTIGRAARNVSGEVHLYADTVTDSMKEAIDETERRRAKQIAYNEANGIDPKPLRKKIADILDRVYTEADDSETVELGSGRSVSRGRRAQGEPGRTVSAGIVEGRDTANMPRAEMADLIKDLTDQMMAAARDLQFELAARFRDEIADLKKELRAMDAAGIK, encoded by the coding sequence ATGGCTTTCGCTACCGAACACCCCGTGGTCGCGCACTCGGAGTACCGCCCGGCCGGAGAGGCCGTCGAAGGGTTGGTGCGCGCCGGCGGCCGCTTCGAGGTGGTCAGCCCCTACGCGCCGGCCGGTGACCAGCCGGCCGCCATCGACGAGCTGGAGCGCCGCATCAAGGCGGGGGAGAAGGATGTGGTGCTGCTGGGCGCCACCGGCACCGGCAAGTCGGCCACCACCGCCTGGCTCATCGAACGTCTGCAGCGGCCCACGCTGGTGATGGAGCCGAACAAGACGTTGGCCGCGCAGATGGCCAACGAGCTGCGGGAGATGTTGCCGCACAACGCTGTTGAGTACTTCGTGTCGTACTACGACTATTACCAGCCCGAGGCGTACATCGCCCAGACCGACACCTACATCGAAAAGGACAGCTCGATCAACGACGACGTGGAGCGGCTGCGGCACTCGGCGACCTCGGCGCTGCTGTCGCGGCGCGACGTCGTGGTGGTGGCCTCGGTGTCGTGCATCTACGGCCTGGGCACGCCGCAGTCGTATCTGGACCGTTCGGTCGAGTTGAAGGTGGGCGAAGAAGTGCCCCGGGATGCGCTGCTGCGGCTGCTGGTGGACGTGCAGTACACCCGCAACGATCTGTCGTTCACCCGCGGCTCGTTCCGGGTGCGCGGCGACACGGTCGAGATCATCCCCTCATACGAGGAGTTGGCCGTCCGCATCGAGTACTTCGGTGACGAGATCGAAGCGCTGTACTACCTGCACCCGTTGACGGGCGAGGTGATTCGCAAGGTCGACTCGCTGCGGATCTTCCCCGCCACCCATTACGTGGCCGGGCCGGAGCGGATGGCGCACGCGATCGCGACCATCGAGGAGGAGCTGGCCGAGCGGCTGGCCGAACTCGAGAGCCAGGGCAAACTGCTCGAGGCACAGCGGCTGCGGATGCGCACCACCTACGACATCGAGATGATGCGCCAGGTCGGGTTCTGCTCCGGGATCGAGAACTACTCGCGGCACATCGACGGTCGCGGCCCCGGCTCGCCGCCGGCCACGCTGCTGGACTACTTTCCGGAGGACTTCCTGCTCGTCATCGACGAGTCGCATGTCACCGTGCCGCAGATCGGCGGCATGTACGAGGGCGACATGTCCCGCAAGCGCAACCTGGTGGAGTATGGGTTCCGGTTGCCCTCGGCGTGCGACAACCGACCGTTGACCTGGGAGGAGTTCGCCTCGCGGATCGGGCAGACGGTGTACCTGTCGGCGACCCCGGGCCCCTATGAGCTCAGCCAGACCGGCGGCGAGTTCGTCGAGCAGGTGATCCGGCCCACCGGGCTCGTGGACCCGAAGGTGGTCGTCAAGCCGACCAAGGGCCAAATCGACGACCTGATCGGAGAGATCCGCAAACGCGCCGACGCCGACGAGCGGGTACTGGTGACCACGCTGACCAAGAAGATGGCCGAGGACCTCACCGACTACCTGCTCGAGATGGGCATCCGGGTGCGCTACCTGCACTCTGAGGTCGACACGCTGCGCCGGGTGGAGCTGCTGCGCCAGCTGCGGCTCGGCGAGTTCGACGTGCTGGTCGGCATCAACCTGCTGCGGGAAGGCCTTGACCTGCCGGAGGTGTCGCTGGTGTCGATCCTCGACGCCGACAAGGAAGGCTTCCTGCGCTCGACGCGCAGCCTGATCCAGACCATCGGCCGCGCCGCCCGCAACGTGTCCGGTGAAGTGCACCTGTACGCCGACACGGTCACCGATTCGATGAAAGAAGCCATCGACGAAACCGAGCGGCGCCGCGCCAAGCAGATCGCCTACAACGAGGCCAACGGCATCGACCCCAAGCCGCTGCGCAAGAAGATCGCCGACATCCTCGACCGGGTGTACACCGAAGCCGACGACAGCGAGACCGTCGAGCTGGGATCCGGGCGCAGCGTGTCGCGCGGCCGGCGGGCGCAGGGCGAACCGGGCCGGACCGTCAGCGCGGGCATCGTCGAAGGCCGCGACACCGCCAATATGCCGCGGGCTGAAATGGCCGACCTGATCAAGGATCTGACCGACCAGATGATGGCCGCGGCGCGGGATCTGCAGTTCGAGCTGGCCGCGCGGTTCCGCGACGAGATCGCCGACCTGAAGAAGGAACTGCGCGCCATGGATGCCGCCGGCATCAAGTGA
- a CDS encoding serine/threonine-protein kinase: protein MDEATGATRRWEVSRRLLTDPQQAREALRRGYQSLPHMAVTQLLHRVPLIRSGASGDADGPHGKGKPRRSMVSSPTAFAGYTVLRPLGSGGMADVYLAKHPRLPRRDALKVLAKEMTADSEFRERFNREADLAATLWHPHIVAVHDRGEFDGQLWIAMDYVEGTDAARLIKERYRKGMSEQDVCEIVTAVAGALDYAHQRGLLHRDVKPANILLTHAEAGDRRILLADFGVARQLADISGITATNVAVGTVAYAAPEQLLGRKMDGRADQYALAATAFHLLTGVPPYQHANPVEAISMHLNAPPPRLSDRRPDLAHLDDVLVKALAKDPESRFDSCRDFAAVFSEQVARTSNGGRRPGEFSLKGKIAIAAVLLALIALAITWITSYLFWEDKPSANAAPPPRLHATSSNHSAGTAGAAIAKPVLDGTYRLDYDRAKQTSSGVIANDGAQTSWWAFRSSCTASGCAATGTKLDNGNHQVAKTTGTGNAGVLHFVDGHWQGEPRQVEVQCRQAHQTLTSRQDETVVWSLTPQADGTLRGVQIQTVQSADCGAQGATLRIPVTATRIADVPPDVPVADPAEVTATTVPSAAASPAPVLGGSCNDVDKIAYDAAANEQVVCEGNTWDKAPVTTGVHPIGTSCDEPDVPVFAMSMSDDGHLIQCDPTTRVWSRQHG from the coding sequence ATGGATGAGGCGACGGGCGCTACTCGGCGCTGGGAGGTCAGCCGCCGACTCCTCACCGACCCGCAGCAGGCCAGGGAGGCGCTGCGGCGCGGCTATCAGTCGCTTCCGCACATGGCGGTCACCCAGCTGCTCCACCGCGTGCCGCTGATCCGATCCGGCGCGAGCGGGGACGCGGATGGGCCACACGGCAAGGGCAAGCCGCGCCGGTCAATGGTTTCGAGCCCTACGGCTTTTGCCGGCTACACCGTGCTACGACCACTGGGTTCTGGTGGGATGGCCGACGTCTACCTGGCCAAGCATCCCCGGTTGCCGCGTCGCGACGCGCTCAAAGTCCTCGCCAAGGAAATGACGGCCGATAGTGAATTTCGGGAGAGATTCAACCGGGAAGCCGACCTGGCGGCCACGCTTTGGCACCCGCATATTGTGGCGGTCCATGACCGCGGGGAGTTCGATGGCCAGCTGTGGATCGCGATGGACTACGTCGAGGGCACCGACGCTGCGCGGCTGATCAAAGAGCGCTACCGCAAAGGCATGTCAGAGCAGGACGTGTGCGAAATCGTCACCGCTGTCGCCGGCGCACTCGACTACGCTCATCAGCGCGGGCTGCTGCACCGCGATGTCAAACCGGCGAACATCCTACTCACCCACGCTGAAGCAGGGGACCGACGAATCCTGCTGGCGGACTTCGGAGTAGCCCGTCAGCTCGCCGACATCAGTGGGATCACCGCCACCAATGTGGCGGTGGGGACGGTCGCCTATGCCGCGCCGGAACAGTTGCTGGGTCGCAAAATGGATGGGCGGGCCGACCAGTACGCGTTGGCCGCCACGGCATTTCACCTGCTGACCGGTGTGCCGCCGTATCAGCATGCCAACCCCGTTGAGGCCATCAGCATGCACCTCAACGCCCCACCGCCGCGGCTGAGCGACCGCCGTCCGGATTTGGCGCACCTGGACGACGTGTTGGTGAAGGCTCTGGCGAAGGATCCCGAGTCGCGCTTCGACAGCTGCCGTGATTTCGCCGCCGTATTCAGCGAACAGGTAGCGCGCACCTCGAACGGTGGCCGTCGCCCCGGTGAATTTTCGCTGAAGGGCAAGATTGCCATAGCCGCCGTTCTCCTGGCGCTTATCGCGTTGGCGATCACCTGGATCACCTCGTATCTCTTCTGGGAGGACAAACCGTCAGCGAACGCGGCGCCCCCGCCGCGGTTGCACGCGACATCGTCCAACCACTCGGCCGGAACCGCAGGCGCGGCTATCGCCAAACCGGTGCTTGACGGCACCTATCGGCTGGACTACGACCGGGCAAAGCAGACGTCCAGCGGCGTGATCGCCAACGACGGAGCCCAAACAAGCTGGTGGGCCTTTCGGTCGTCATGCACTGCGAGTGGATGCGCCGCCACCGGCACCAAGCTGGACAACGGCAATCACCAAGTGGCCAAGACCACCGGAACCGGCAATGCCGGGGTTCTGCATTTCGTCGACGGACACTGGCAGGGCGAGCCCAGACAAGTTGAGGTGCAGTGCCGACAAGCACACCAAACGCTGACATCCAGGCAGGACGAGACGGTGGTCTGGTCTTTGACACCGCAGGCTGACGGCACACTGCGCGGAGTGCAGATCCAGACCGTGCAGAGCGCCGACTGCGGTGCACAGGGGGCTACCCTGCGGATTCCGGTGACCGCGACCCGGATCGCCGATGTGCCGCCCGACGTCCCCGTGGCCGACCCTGCCGAAGTCACCGCCACCACCGTGCCGTCGGCCGCGGCGTCCCCGGCACCCGTGCTGGGCGGATCATGCAACGACGTCGACAAAATCGCCTACGACGCCGCCGCCAACGAGCAAGTTGTCTGTGAAGGCAACACATGGGACAAGGCGCCAGTGACGACGGGGGTGCATCCCATCGGAACCTCCTGCGACGAGCCCGACGTACCGGTGTTCGCGATGTCGATGTCCGACGACGGTCACCTGATCCAGTGCGACCCGACTACCCGGGTGTGGAGCCGCCAGCACGGATAA